One segment of Vespa velutina chromosome 17, iVesVel2.1, whole genome shotgun sequence DNA contains the following:
- the LOC124955176 gene encoding G-protein coupled receptor Mth2-like isoform X1, with translation MKGNLEGYPLALSSSRNYLVLILIFLSVKVSTSNEPRMRKCCPPQEIFSGRSKVDCVPAPNQAMELHPLSNGVNLGIPRCEKPEDIATTFINEIKPDDFLRSPACLEILRKESSDEESPIIVHCHSNEDDTRKEATGLSFPKITTIRRCCPKDTLFDPDTRFCVPSISYINDTSFLSSGDPFFSFLPIIDSIDFLAVTRGPPNCPRVIFDFRINSSNLIFEDRTFKGTLSLSQNGRRKEEIKLTEENACIELTPESTISNGKLILRLCRDEEICSGKSCIRKCCPEDQFLISGKRECQKLYDDSITPIEFHEKILNSSIHKDFFREDYGLLIGKVCKDRGMYPVRPEENWSITPEGYIDVPDYKVYDHYEYCMDIFYNSSNYKEGLYPFVCFAEDFAPPCRLRCSINSVLQLTSCAFLLTTLVVYVCLPVLQNLHGKTLMCHVGSLLLAFVCLLLISWLTPDSTPEESIATVSCKFLGYAMLFSFLSAFSWLNVMCFDIWWTFGGSRGNTSTRGRGHRKRFLLYCAYAWGLACLITVLGIVVDHTDFFPKYLRPTIGRASCWFTPGSNLHGELLFFIAPLTLQLLINIVFFVITSINCNKVKTEINRVITDPSDIRNKRFQADRTKLIMNIKLFIVMGISWILEIVSYFLNNYAKDLQWREEFFYASDTFNCLQGLLIFILFVLKSRVYYALRRRLGFEDKKRLSSNATTAVHDTCRVKNSASNSTLMSTFQVSLTP, from the exons ATGAAGGGAAACTTGGAAGGATATCCGCTCGCTTTGTCCTCGTCGAGAAATTATCTGGTTCTCATTCTGATCTTTCTATCCGTGAAAGTATCGACGAGCAACGAGCCTCGAATGAGAAAATGTTGTCCACCGCAGGAAATTTTTTCCGGCCGATCGAAGGTGGACTGCGTTCCCGCGCCGAACCAGGCGATGGAATTGCATCCTTTATCGAATGGCGTCAACTTAGGTATTCCTAGGTGCGAGAAACCGGAAGATATCGCAACTACTTTTATCAACGAGATCAAACCAGACGATTTCCTCAGAAGTCCAGCTTGTTTGGAGATTCTCCGAAAGGAGTCTTCCGACGAGGAGTCCCCAATAATCGTTCATTGTCACTCGAACGAGGACGACACGAGGAAAGAAGCAACTGGATTGTCCTTTCCAAAAATCACAACGATTCGAAGATGTTGTCCGAAGGATACCCTCTTCGATCCTGATACGAGATTCTGCGTGCCATCTATATCCTATATCAACGATacctccttcctttcttcgggtgatccctttttctctttcttaccgATCATCGactcgatcgattttctaGCAGTGACGAGAGGTCCACCCAATTGTCCACGAGTCATATTCGATTTTCGCATAAACTCAAGCAATTTGATCTTCGAGGATCGAACTTTCAAA gGTACACTGTCGTTGAGCCAAAACGGACGTAGGAAAGAAGAGATCAAGCTGACGGAAGAGAACGCTTGCATCGAGCTAACTCCGGAATCCACGATCTCGAACGGAAAACTGATCCTACGGCTCTGCCGAGATGAAGAAATTTGTTCGGGAAAGTCATGCATCAGGAAGTGCTGTCCGGAGGACCAGTTTTTGATAtcaggaaaaagagaatgtcAAAAATTGTATGACGATTCGATCACACCGATCGAGTTTCACGAGAAGATTTTGAATTCGTCGATTCACAAAGATTTCTTCAGAGAAG ATTATGGTCTGCTCATTGGCAAAGTGTGCAAGGACAGAGGAATGTATCCCGTGCGTCCGGAAGAAAATTGGAGCATTACCCCTGAAGGATACATCGACGTGCCCGATTACAAGGTCTACGATCACTACGAGTATTGCATGGACATCTTTTACAACAGCTCCAACTACAAGGAAGGCCTTTATCCTTTCGTGTGTTTCGCGGAGGATTTTGCGCCACCGTGTCGACTACG GTGCAGCATTAATAGCGTACTTCAGTTGACCAGCTGCGCATTTTTGCTGACAACGTTGGTGGTCTACGTTTGCCTACCTGTTCTCCAGAATCTCCATGGCAAGACTCTCATGTGCCATGTCGGCAGCCTCCTTTTGGCTTTCGTTTGTCTGCTTTTGATCTCCTGGCTGACTCCAGACAGTACTCCAGAGGAATCGATAGCCACGGTATCGTGCAAATTTTTAG GCTACGCAATGctattctctttcctctcggCTTTCTCCTGGCTCAACGTCATGTGCTTCGACATATGGTGGACTTTCGG cGGTTCGCGTGGAAACACATCGACGAGAGGAAGAGGACACAGGAAAAGATTTTTGTTGTACTGCGCGTACGCGTGGGGCCTGGCCTGCTTGATTACCGTCCTAGGAATCGTGGTCGATCACACCGACTTTTTCCCAAAGTATTTGCGGCCTACTATCGGACGAGCAAGCTGTTGGTTTACAc CTGGAAGTAATCTTCACGGTGAACTCTTGTTCTTCATCGCACCGTTGACGCTTCAACTTCTAATCAACATCGTCTTCTTCGTTATCACATCTATAAATTGCAACAAGGTAAAGACTGAGATAAACAGAGTGATCACGGATCCTTCGGACATTAGAAACAAACGATTTCAGGCCGATCGAACCAA ATTGATCATGAATATAAAGCTGTTCATCGTTATGGGAATATCTTGGATATTAGAGATTGTCTCTTACTTTCTCAACAATTACGCCAAGGATTTGCAATGGCGCGAAGAATTCTTTTATGCTTCGGACACCTTTAATTGCCTTCAGGGACTATTGATCTTCATTCTCTTTGTTCTAAAGAGCCGCGTATATTATGCGCTACGAAGAAGATTGGGGTTTGAAGACAAGAAACGATTGTCGAGCAACGCAACGACCGCCGTACACGACACTTGTAGGGTGAAAAACAGTGCTAGCAATAGCACGCTTATGTCTACGTTTCAAGTGAGCTTGACGCCATGA
- the LOC124955176 gene encoding uncharacterized protein LOC124955176 isoform X2, protein MKGNLEGYPLALSSSRNYLVLILIFLSVKVSTSNEPRMRKCCPPQEIFSGRSKVDCVPAPNQAMELHPLSNGVNLGIPRCEKPEDIATTFINEIKPDDFLRSPACLEILRKESSDEESPIIVHCHSNEDDTRKEATGLSFPKITTIRRCCPKDTLFDPDTRFCVPSISYINDTSFLSSGDPFFSFLPIIDSIDFLAVTRGPPNCPRVIFDFRINSSNLIFEDRTFKGTLSLSQNGRRKEEIKLTEENACIELTPESTISNGKLILRLCRDEEICSGKSCIRKCCPEDQFLISGKRECQKLYDDSITPIEFHEKILNSSIHKDFFREDYGLLIGKVCKDRGMYPVRPEENWSITPEGYIDVPDYKVYDHYEYCMDIFYNSSNYKEGLYPFVCFAEDFAPPCRLRGSRGNTSTRGRGHRKRFLLYCAYAWGLACLITVLGIVVDHTDFFPKYLRPTIGRASCWFTPGSNLHGELLFFIAPLTLQLLINIVFFVITSINCNKVKTEINRVITDPSDIRNKRFQADRTKLIMNIKLFIVMGISWILEIVSYFLNNYAKDLQWREEFFYASDTFNCLQGLLIFILFVLKSRVYYALRRRLGFEDKKRLSSNATTAVHDTCRVKNSASNSTLMSTFQVSLTP, encoded by the exons ATGAAGGGAAACTTGGAAGGATATCCGCTCGCTTTGTCCTCGTCGAGAAATTATCTGGTTCTCATTCTGATCTTTCTATCCGTGAAAGTATCGACGAGCAACGAGCCTCGAATGAGAAAATGTTGTCCACCGCAGGAAATTTTTTCCGGCCGATCGAAGGTGGACTGCGTTCCCGCGCCGAACCAGGCGATGGAATTGCATCCTTTATCGAATGGCGTCAACTTAGGTATTCCTAGGTGCGAGAAACCGGAAGATATCGCAACTACTTTTATCAACGAGATCAAACCAGACGATTTCCTCAGAAGTCCAGCTTGTTTGGAGATTCTCCGAAAGGAGTCTTCCGACGAGGAGTCCCCAATAATCGTTCATTGTCACTCGAACGAGGACGACACGAGGAAAGAAGCAACTGGATTGTCCTTTCCAAAAATCACAACGATTCGAAGATGTTGTCCGAAGGATACCCTCTTCGATCCTGATACGAGATTCTGCGTGCCATCTATATCCTATATCAACGATacctccttcctttcttcgggtgatccctttttctctttcttaccgATCATCGactcgatcgattttctaGCAGTGACGAGAGGTCCACCCAATTGTCCACGAGTCATATTCGATTTTCGCATAAACTCAAGCAATTTGATCTTCGAGGATCGAACTTTCAAA gGTACACTGTCGTTGAGCCAAAACGGACGTAGGAAAGAAGAGATCAAGCTGACGGAAGAGAACGCTTGCATCGAGCTAACTCCGGAATCCACGATCTCGAACGGAAAACTGATCCTACGGCTCTGCCGAGATGAAGAAATTTGTTCGGGAAAGTCATGCATCAGGAAGTGCTGTCCGGAGGACCAGTTTTTGATAtcaggaaaaagagaatgtcAAAAATTGTATGACGATTCGATCACACCGATCGAGTTTCACGAGAAGATTTTGAATTCGTCGATTCACAAAGATTTCTTCAGAGAAG ATTATGGTCTGCTCATTGGCAAAGTGTGCAAGGACAGAGGAATGTATCCCGTGCGTCCGGAAGAAAATTGGAGCATTACCCCTGAAGGATACATCGACGTGCCCGATTACAAGGTCTACGATCACTACGAGTATTGCATGGACATCTTTTACAACAGCTCCAACTACAAGGAAGGCCTTTATCCTTTCGTGTGTTTCGCGGAGGATTTTGCGCCACCGTGTCGACTACG cGGTTCGCGTGGAAACACATCGACGAGAGGAAGAGGACACAGGAAAAGATTTTTGTTGTACTGCGCGTACGCGTGGGGCCTGGCCTGCTTGATTACCGTCCTAGGAATCGTGGTCGATCACACCGACTTTTTCCCAAAGTATTTGCGGCCTACTATCGGACGAGCAAGCTGTTGGTTTACAc CTGGAAGTAATCTTCACGGTGAACTCTTGTTCTTCATCGCACCGTTGACGCTTCAACTTCTAATCAACATCGTCTTCTTCGTTATCACATCTATAAATTGCAACAAGGTAAAGACTGAGATAAACAGAGTGATCACGGATCCTTCGGACATTAGAAACAAACGATTTCAGGCCGATCGAACCAA ATTGATCATGAATATAAAGCTGTTCATCGTTATGGGAATATCTTGGATATTAGAGATTGTCTCTTACTTTCTCAACAATTACGCCAAGGATTTGCAATGGCGCGAAGAATTCTTTTATGCTTCGGACACCTTTAATTGCCTTCAGGGACTATTGATCTTCATTCTCTTTGTTCTAAAGAGCCGCGTATATTATGCGCTACGAAGAAGATTGGGGTTTGAAGACAAGAAACGATTGTCGAGCAACGCAACGACCGCCGTACACGACACTTGTAGGGTGAAAAACAGTGCTAGCAATAGCACGCTTATGTCTACGTTTCAAGTGAGCTTGACGCCATGA